In the Silene latifolia isolate original U9 population chromosome 1, ASM4854445v1, whole genome shotgun sequence genome, ATAGGATTTATGAAGTTGTGGATGTGGGGACTTTGGTTAGTCAAAGGTAGGAAGCGCACAACAAATAACAAGGGGTTGGATTATTGGTATTGGGCAGGCTGGAAACATTGCAAAACGTACAGCATGCAGCAGCCACCAAGAAGATTCATTTAATTTGATTCCACCAATCATCTAATCCATTATGTCGGCACCTGCACTCATCCTTCAGGTCTCCTTCTTTTACACCACGAGCTCTTTTATTTTTCATCACTCTCTTCGTAATCTTCATTTGACAAATAGAAAGTCAAAACTAAGAACGCCGCATCTTACTTACTATGCATGCTGTTTGCGGCTTAGTCCTACGTAACGTACCTATCTTTCTAGTTTCGACTACTATTATGCTACACTacttatttcatgcatgcacTTCTACCCCATGTGTAACTATGCTACACTACTTGCTACTCCTATAATACTTGTCTTATTTGACAATTTCAACTCATGTTTTGTTTCGGATATATCACCAACGTAAAAGAAAAATACTTAAATGTGTGTTTTATGTCCTGAGCATAAACAAATATACATACGCCTAGTGTTTTTAACCTGGGACCTTTTAATTCAATTGAAAAACCAAATTGATGACATTTTGCTTGTATATATGGGGTATTTCTAAGAATAACAAAATTAATTAATTCTGGATTAAATTATACGGGGTATaattatgcttagctaattcaCATTTTATATAAGTAAATTAAAAGTAACTCAATCCATATAACTTTCATATAACCCAACCTGGCTTGTTTAACccgtttatttaaaaaaaaaaaaaaatcaatatcaTCTTACTCGATCCATATAACCCATGTGACCCAAATGACATGTTTGACCCAAAATAATTCGTTTAATCCAAATGACTTGTTCATCCTCTATCACATAAGATGATTTAACTAAAGTGTGAAAAAAAATTAATTCAAAGTGAGATTTTAGTAAAAAAAACTTCCGTTATTTAAATGTTAGGTGACAGTCATAGTAAAAATGTAGGAAATCAACATTTCATTTGGATATTTTTTTAGCTTAGTATATGCCCTTATTTGTTAGGTGACAGTCATAGTAAAAATGTAGGAAATCAACATTTCATTTGGATATTTTTTTTAGCTTAGTATATGCCCTTCTATAATAAGAGGTCATACGGCTTAAACGACTTAGCAGGTCAACCCAACCTAATTTCTAAACATTTAAATAAACTTGTTATTTGTTTCGGATTCATGTCGTAAAAACCTAACTCTAACCCGAATCATTTACCTTTCGTGTAGtgtcgtgtttgtgttgactCAATTATATAAATGGGATAAATTATGTGGATTCAAAAGGACTATCCATGGGTCTTGGGTGATCTGTGGGGAGTTTAATACTGTCTTAGTACCTACTGAAAGATTAGGTGGAACTTGTACTAATGAAGAAATGGATGATTTTAAGAATTGTATTGATGAATGTGAAGTGTCTGATTGTCCAGCAAGTGGGTCCCTGTACACTTGGAATAATAAACAGGATGTGGCTACTAGGGTGTATAGTCCTCTGGATAGAGTGTTGGTCAATCAGGGGTGGGTGATCCAGAAGCCTAATGTGTATGCTCACTTCTATTGTGAAGGAAATTTTGATCACTGCCCATGTGTGGTTCAGAATATGAATATGGGGCCTCAGAAGAGAAGGCATTTTAAGTATTATAATATGTGGAGTAAATCTGTGGAGTTCCTGCCTTGTGTGAAGACTGTTTGGGATAATGATAGGTATGGGACCAACATGTTCAAGCTCACTAAAAAGCTAAAAGATCTTAAGATGCCTTTGAAGAATTTGAATAAGTTGGATTTTGATGATGTGGTGAACAATGCTACCAGAGCTAGAATGACTCTGGAATATATTCAGGGCAAGCTGAGGGATGATCCACTCAATGCTGATCTTATCCAACAAGAAATGGAAGCTGCTAGTGCTCTCAGGTTTCTTGACCAGGCTGCTTATGAGTTCTTGACACAAAAATCTAAAGCTGTGTGGTTAGAGCAAGGTGATCATAATACTAAGTACTTTCATAGCCTGATTAAGAGTAGGAATGCTCAAAATAAAGTACTCAGAATTGAGGATGTCAAAGGACATCTGTGTGAAGATACTACCCAGATTCAGAATGCCTTCTTGGATTTCTATAGGGATCTGTTGTAACACCCCacagtaattgaagaggtccagtgataggcttaaatgactagtgcttaaagggattcgaagtactactcatatcaacaaagtgcactttcttttatggtcatccatgcgaaagaactccaaagttaagcgtgcttaactgagagtagtcttaggatgggtgacctcctgggaaggttcccgggatgcacatgagtgaggacaaaatgcgctataaaggacccgtgttgatctgtgggccatgtacacagcctggtgagctatcataagtaaccgctcccgacccggtttgggccggggtgttacatctGTTGGGAACAGCTGTTAGTACCAGTGATGTCTCATTGGCTACTGTCCAAATGGGAAGGGTTTGCTCTTCAGAACATCATGGCCTTCTACTTCAACCTGTTACTAATGCTGAAATCAAGCATGTCATGTTCTCAATCCCTTCTCATAAAGCTACAGGTCCTGATGGGTACTCAAGTGCGTTTTTTAAGGATGCATGGGAAGTGGTGGGTGAGCTTGCCTGTAAGGATATTCATGACTTCTTTCTTAATGGCAAGTTGCTTAAACAAATTAACCACACCCTCATCACTTTGATCCCTAAAATTGACCTTCCTCAGAATGTTACCCAGCTTAGACCTATCTCTTGCTCCAATGTGATTTACAAGTGTATTTCTAAGCTGCTGTGTAACAGACTTGCCAAAGTTTTGCCCTCTATCATTAGTGATAATCAGGGGGGATTTATTCAGGGAAGGAGTATAGTTGAGAATATTTTAGTTTGTCAGGATATTGTAAGATGCTACAACAGGAAAGCTGCCTCTCTAAGATTTATGCTTAAGGTGGACTTAAAAAAAGCTTATGATTCTGTCAGTTGGCAGTTCTTAAAGTAGATGATGCTTGCTCTGAACTTGCCTCTACAGTTTATTAGTATGATTATGGAATGTGTGGAGACAGCTTCCTATTCTTTGGTTTTGAATGGTGAAGTATTTGGGCACTTCAAGGGTGGTAAAGGGTTAAGGCAGGGGGATCCCTTATCCCCTCTCCTCTTTACTATAGCTATGGAATACCTGAGTAGAGTTTTGCAGTATACAACCACTAGTATGCCTTTTAAGCATCATCCCCTTTGCAGCAAGCTGAAGTTGTCCCACAtaatgtttgctgatgaccttCTTCTATTCAGTAAGGGGGACACTGATTCTATTATGGTTCTTCTTAGATCTTTTGCTACCTTTTCTTGTGCATCTGGGCTGATGATGAATCCAAGTAAGACCAATGCatactttaatggggttcagcAATGGGTAAAACTAGATATCCTTCAGGTAGCTGGGTTTACTGAAGGCCAGCTCCCCTTCAAATATTTGGGAGTCCTTATTACTTGTGGGAGGATGAAGAAATGTGATTGTAATATTCTAGTGGAGAAATTGATAGCAAGAATTAGGAGCTTTGGTTCAAGAAAACTTTCATATGCTGGAAGATTGCTCCTGGTTAACTCTGTGCTTACAGCCTTATATAGCTATTGGGTTAATATCTTTGTGATCCCAAAAGGAGTTCTGAACAAAGTTAATGCTATTTGCAGAAACTACTTGTGGGATGGTAGTGCTGATTATATCAAAGTTCCTTTAGTCAGTTGGGAAAAGGTTTGTTCTCCTAAGCATAAAGGAGGTTTAGGTATCAGAGATAGCCTAGCCTGGAATTATGCTACAGTTGGAAAGTTGGTTTGGTGGATCTACTATTGCCCTAACAGGTTGTGGGTGAGATGGGTCAATCAAATCTATTTAAAGGGTAGTAATTGGAATGATTATACTCCCAGTGGTGACATTAGTTGGGGGTGGAAGAATGTCTGTAGAGTAAGGGATATGTTGGCATCTGGTTACTCTAATGGGCAACGGATACTTGGTACCAAGGGTTACTCTGTCAGTCAAGGGTATGAGTTGCTGAGAAACAAGTTCCAGAGTATGGTGTGGGCTAACCATATATGGAATAATTGGTGCATTCCCAAGCATCAATTCGTTGGATGGTTGATTCAAATGAATGCCTTGCAATTGAAGGGAAAACTTTTTCGTCTGGGCATAGTGAGTGATGATCTTTGTGTGTTGTGCTCTAATGCTTCTGAAACTGTGGATCACTTATTTTAGGAATGTGAGTATAGCAGAAGGCTTCTGGTTTTGGTAGCCCAGAAGTGTGGATTGGTGCTGCctaatgtagatacctcatttctgcacctctcgcaaaccacccggtgatgattgggccgcatgtttgctacgcggaacgatttgtgacagttcgtaagtttatcgtcaagtgatcgctcaaatacttatatctacctcatggttgtcgtctaggtgtcattacggtcattttggcagtaattagagtacatttggtgtccgggtaaaaaaccgtcttcatttcctaaaactgtcaaatcccgagtcaaaagcaatgtgcttgtctaccaaAGGTTAGGATgttataaaatgttgagattatatctcattttgagtcccatgtcacttcattaggctaaacttaaagtttacattacaaaatgtgcatttcatttagttaaattgacaacccgagctttaggcccgttttacgaggccATAACGAgttttttttgggtcaggcctatttcacagaaagttctagatctctttcttagctttcaaacgccaccgaaatcaccttaatccgagtcttgtagagaatgttatgcctaaaatacgacagactgtcaaaacgcgctttcttgcgcaggaggaacccgctgaggaaaggacgcagcaagtgttgcgcctcttccaagggacgcagtgcctgctgcgccttttcctcaaggctttgtttttgtccaagtttacgtgtttaacctaagtcggttgttttcggatctttctctcctttcctaaaccctaattccgtgattagtataaataggagccttcgctcctcatatttctcacgcgagtatccgcccttctcttctccctttgcattctagacttttgttcttactttttagcgtctacgtgcttgaacattcgaccacgtaagctcggatccttctgagtaccagcctcgtttgcatgaccgaccaatttgaccaactacacatcaatcaacttaatcaaatctaatcgttttcctcttacgagggcactttctttacattcgcgtcgagcatcactaatcgatatcttagtccttctcgttttgtcaacatgtaagtctgagggtgtataatctctcttttatttattgtattttaattattgtatcacaattgtaaggtttatgtcgaaaatacctcttaaaaccgatttctaaaccatgctttaaaaccccctttttacggattttcagaagacaaaccgtcgagaaaggacgcagcaactgctgtgcctcttcgaaggagcgcagtacctgctgcgcctcttcgtgaggctgccgcagttcctgcttcctttcttcttccttcgttctctgtaattcgtcaaagccttatttcttttattcgtctcttgttaattcttcgtcataatagcatattttcacatgtatattattcatcatcattagtaattagtttgtcattaaattcgacttatcccttataaccaatatttgcgggttttcgtcattaaattcaattcgggttttagaggttcgattcaatcaatattgagtctctggaattcgtcgttgacATATTTGCACCTGTTATTCATCGTTTGTTCATCACATTCAtctttaattcgtcatgtttaaactaattaatttgtttagctaGTTTAtattgtttagttaatttatatttgttaattatctaattagtcattcattcatgtaaataattcgtttgcatccgtctcatccatgttttattgcttttatgaccgttaatcacatgtaaataatctgataatcacttccatccgagtaaatatattaatcaatccattaaaatcaccaatttacattaacgattgCGCTTCAAGACAGCCCAACTCACCCttgaatgacgcaaagaatctgccgcgctcttccaaagggcgcagtcctgttgcgcctgttccaggttgagttctgtctctgaactccgttgttgcttgacctagtttaattagtttacgtataattaattattaaccgtattatcgtcTACTGTTTtgttcattcttttattctttttctcaatttatccgttttaaaggtattttcgacataaatcgctaaacccgatgtaattattgtaattttctttattgtaattttctttattatatttatcatatttcttgtatcatttgtatgccttcacatgtaattgagcattaaattcctacttcgacattaattgtatgttaaattacgtgtttcaccgacttagtctattcttcacatgctaggattaaaacttggatgttacattgcatgcatataatcgacgatatatcgagtatagatgatgtccctaatcattagtagaggccgctatcgaggcgggcgagattaggtgttcgatcaaaagagcttcctagtacgtaccctcaccccttactccagatctctgtgaacatccgtgttcattagcatccacgagagtcattctagacatagaatgctaagggtaacgattgcttggtgttcatgtctctactttgtgtcttgacatggcacgaggtattcgaacggttccaatttcccataaaaattggtggcgactccaacaaatgcaaacgcttgttcccaagcgcccccgtgggccccgctgtccacagtttggcaactccgctggggataatacacttacgtgtagccaagggtgaaacttgaacaaggttagggaatagtttgtacaagacaattgtcggttttcataactcggtcttcctagatcgtttcactcggccttcttaggcccaacccaacccattcgaccaatcgtcccgtctaaacggtcctaattcttatttgggcctaaggatggatagcgattgacgtcatccataccatggtacttactcttgtttgtatcaagggccttcactacttgaggaaatggactaggaatcggccttactcttgtttggtacgagcctctccacagacttcgggtttgatggttcggtatggcaacccatcctttaaaccaaaacccttttaaatgcactcagcatcccgttataatgctttataatgtttgtaccatatgtgatcatcgatttctaaacaaaaccatgacgaattttgtgaaaatcaaaacctcttttaaaatgtaaattttcgaaaaaggccaaatttagcgcaaaaccagtccaaactctgtccatatgtcgagtcaaacttcgggcctaaaacccatcaaaaacaaaaaaaaaccaaaaaaaataaacaaaaaaaaaacgtaaaaaaagagtccaaaaaaaaaccaaaaatgttttaatcaaaagattttcaaatcatgtaaatgtaaatatgtaaattcaattgagctaagttagagtcaaaattcaaaccgactatgtcctagtcggaactctgtcgagtcataaacccgtcttccttcacattttgggtcttttcaaaattcaagtcaagtcctaaggcgtcacgccgtcattttggaccccctaccccaattcaattaggagctaaacatttccacacctcgactcacacgcTCGAGGCTAACATATCGTGTCATTCCAAAatccgtttcttgaattctcctaatgacacgttcgggacacacatacccgaacctcgagtcaagtctgtcttaaacccacaagttagaatcaacatgtgtcatcaatcccgtcaatgaagtcaatcatataagggtcactccgtcaaagtcaacactcgagtctaaaattaaagtcaaacaccgtgaattcaaacacgagaagtcgctcacgacatttcacgaattcacaagttaagtctagatttgtcatcttatcccttcctttgtttgttgccttagtatgcgtgatcccatgtcgaatcgagttgtaatgcgcgtcatttctgtcgagtaggaatccagcaagttctgtcactcagcaaagtcacgaagcagttcaagccacaatcactgtgtctctccaagatgtttatgtcatggtcctaggagttcaagctacagtggaaaatttgagcattcgcgtcctcaccctcgagaatagaatggtggaaaagaacacaccacctagagcaacctctagtctaggtcgtccaaagcttacctcttgcaataaccatcatcctaaaaagccgaaaacagctgaaaggaaatatgggaggcatcaaagagtgcttaccgatttaggcatgtcttatgccgatgctttgaagagactctctgcccgactccggatccaccgttagagaaacaggtgaacctctggaagggcaacaaatactgcttatatcaccaagttAGAGGCCATGATaatgaagagtgttttctcttgaaacacaccatccaagatatgatcgaagagggcaagcttcctaagtcACCTTCTGTCGCGCAATCCAagaaatcgaccctcttgggtctaatatcattaaacatgatgaagaatcatctctagactgttctcatctccttgATCCTTATGACGACGGagagatcaatgtcctcgaagatgacgatatccaaagtgaaatgctcatgctttccattgccttcaacaacaaattttccaaaatagagggagctattgatagcctaaactcttggctttccaacatagaaaaccagtttgccgaaatgggtaagaagcttgatgcccagcCTCTTCAGATGAAAAatatccagacaaaccctcaacttgacagtcctaaggagaaagcaacaagtggacaatctattcttagttcttctcatccgggaatcaaaatcaacaaaggcaacctcatggacccttcgtcaaagaaacctaaaaaccctccaaggtcatttatAAAGGCTTCcaaaaataagggcacacctcctaggaaatttaccaacattggtattacatacaccgattcccttcagagactcatagagtgacgaatgttgaagcctataggacctacgcgtaacccagagaagaaatccaagttttgggatgagaatgcctaatgcaaataccatagaggcaaagggcatgatacggagaaatgttacaaattaaaaaacgtcatccaagatatgattgaaagtgggaagttgtccctcttaacctttaacccacaaggcaGCTTAGGCGATCCTCATGGATATGCAACTTTTCAAGAAACccttcttgactattatcctttcagtgttcccaacgatgaggacggggtgctcaaatgggtgaatgctcaaagtcagatgccgaagccaatTGATGGAAGGGAAAATGCTCAAGCATGGGCCGAGGATTACGAGTCTAGGTCTAAGATCacgtcaaagtccgggtccgagtccgagtcttagactttgtatctcatatttgttctagtatctttctccattttcattcctagtgacaacctgggggctgtcccatgagtcacgtgtcttctcatatctatgttaaatacatttattatccatttcaataaaagcacacttttcaatccacatattctatcatatctcttcctctacccatttcctgtgacaacaagatttgatttgagacattttaaaacgacCAACAACGCATGgcagtcaatgtgagtgcacttatatgatgttccattcaaagttgtagaggacctgaaactccgtgttcttttcttacctattccatgtctggtaatagaaaccacaatataaccctagtctaggacgagcatatctcaagagattctaggacgaatccagaccgtctcccttgttgacaatccatgatggaaggcaagcccattccccacaataaacaacccgtgttactaaaataCCAACCCTTTTCACACTAAAGGTGCTAAtctgacccaagtccatccaagacgatacgagccatgatcagagacaaaggctcaatcaagagagaTGACCGaaatcaatatccaaggccgcagttGTGCCTGtgatccaagacaaaagagtcaaaagaagaaggctcaatcaagcaagtcaatatccaaagacaACGTTATCCTTCAAAAActgatcaaaaatctgagcagAAATCCAAGATATACCCTAGACCAAGAATCCAAATCTGAATTAAGAACAATGCTATacagaatactgctgaagtctaggtagaatcaagacatcaatgaagatggttaCCTAGCACccccacttagcctttcacacatcacacaccctaagcccttctcgagaccgttatggggagatggttaggaattttgagaatcctctcaaggttgtcaagtatacccatcctttagggccaagacatggaaacttgaacccacgtcattttaacctacccttACGTGcccaggctacatcaagccaaaaGACTCCATTTCCAACCCATATtacaagccttaactccacaaaatcaagctccagagatttgctcatcaaagcctcttattaccgagctccacattccaaatatccaatccagattcaccttgacccatacacggagtcttcaatactttgctacccagaacggaacgtgaaggaaatgtagatctatatacattcttacatattcatatatgtataaattaatttgtcataaaattaaatatggaacttatgcatgcaaactaattaataaaatgagaaagaaacattattct is a window encoding:
- the LOC141648615 gene encoding uncharacterized protein LOC141648615, which encodes MDDFKNCIDECEVSDCPASGSLYTWNNKQDVATRVYSPLDRVLVNQGWVIQKPNVYAHFYCEGNFDHCPCVVQNMNMGPQKRRHFKYYNMWSKSVEFLPCVKTVWDNDRYGTNMFKLTKKLKDLKMPLKNLNKLDFDDVVNNATRARMTLEYIQGKLRDDPLNADLIQQEMEAASALRFLDQAAYEFLTQKSKAVWLEQGDHNTKYFHSLIKSRNAQNKVLRIEDVKGHLCEDTTQIQNAFLDFYRDLL